A single window of Sparus aurata chromosome 22, fSpaAur1.1, whole genome shotgun sequence DNA harbors:
- the ppp4r4 gene encoding serine/threonine-protein phosphatase 4 regulatory subunit 4 isoform X4: MFSSRMNPSSLLFGPLEELQELAFIERPIRRSLKTAEEIDQLTVDEDLNDIERAVYLLSVGQEVQRASVISNLPSLVRQNPAETFRRVVPKVREVLNGAGAEIQLAAAGSFLTILQDDIILIHTHTYSILKTVLLHLNHRDTVVSNAWLETLLSAINALPKETIKQEVLNPLLYQSQLSHSLQARLASCRILGKVACKFDSQIVKKELLPLVRSLCQDVEFEVRSCMCRQLESIARATGVDDTRTELLPELVELTDDEESSVRLAAFDTIINLMEMMDGDDRLHVVVPLVMSVCEVSSQADEAVLASLSFQFGKLCSGLAGSLSDEQKGRLLQKFKVLCVAGLQTEGNQTDGTESTLIRCNCCYNLPAMVVFSESTHFLSELYPSFSSLCCDPEVSVRRSAAASFHQVVKLLGSNVHLVHKEFLALLQDDALEVLDALMNHLEDTLEAVLSRGENLTLDNKFPELLSALLLAEQKVGCSLRWRLHEKLLQRYSCLARLLPGELLHQSFSPRIFIILTTNKVLPVQKEAARTFCTFLRYNRKQEQRQEMMERLIQDLAQGRSYWNRLRFLDVCETATEVFSRKYFNKHFLIPALELVHDPVANVRYKLCQLLPKLRSSLRLPADKQLLQQLDFCVQKLLCREKDKDVVATIRKTVLELDKLDLTEPFHKRQERDLLDQKKEKEETLLLEMEQLERQQSEGKLNSEKHTERKRRDSKTSLSATKSMSVSSSGATLSSSGKEMRKAKLSRSRSLSSQPTTSKSTNSDRPLKVKELSSTSGPGKSSMISSKDDSLRTAHFTMATQSTPSMPVLIRSNTTSLLDRASTLDHRSSTMEHKTSTLDQRDHRTITLDHRTSNMDHRNNMMEQRTGTMDHRTSTLDHRTSTLDQRDHRTSTLDHRDHRTSTLDQRDLRTNTLDHRDHRTNTLDQRDHRTSTLDQRSKTMDRGCAVKDNQSRKLSINRKSNSFSVQSGRD; the protein is encoded by the exons ATGTTCTCCAGCAGGATGAACCCGTCCAGCCTGCTGTTCGGAccgctggaggagctgcaggagctcgCCTTCATCGAGAGGCCGATCCGCAGGAGTCTCAAG acaGCCGAGGAGATCGATCAGCTGACTGTGGATGAAGACCTGAACGACATTGAGAGAGCTGTCTACCTGCTCAG CGTGGGTCAGGAGGTGCAGAGAGCGAGTGTCATCAGTAACCTGCCGAGCCTCGTCCGCCAAAATCCAGCGGAGACGTTTCGGCGTGTAGTACCAAAGGTTCGG GAGGTTCTGAACGGAGCCGGAGCAGAAATCCAGCTGGCAGCAGCAGGGTCATTTTTAACCATCCTACAGGATGACATCATCCTGATCCACACCCACACCTACTCCATCCTGAAGACGGTCTTGCTACACCTGAACCACCGTGACACAG TGGTGAGCAACGCCTGGTTGGAGACTCTGCTGTCGGCCATCAACGCTCTACCGAAGGAGACCATCAAACAGGAG GTGCTGAACCCTCTCCTATATCAGTCTCAGCTGTCTCATTCTCTTCAGGCTCGTCTGGCAAGCTGTCGCATCTTAGGGAAAGTGGCCTGCAAATTCGATTCTCAAAT AGTGAAGAAGGAGCTGCTGCCGTTGGTGCGTTCCTTGTGTCAGGACGTGGAGTTTGAGGTCCGGTCCTGTATGTGCCGTCAGCTGGAGAGCATTGCCAGAGCGACGGG GGTGGatgacaccaggactgaactgcTTCCTGAACTGGTGGAGCTCACCGATGACGAGGAAAGCAGCGTCCGCCTCGCTGCCTTTGACACCATCATCAACCTGATGGAGATGATGGACGGTG ATGACAGACTCCATGTCGTGGTTCCTCTGGTGATGTCAGTGTGCGAGGTGTCGTCACAGGCGGACGAAGCTGTCTTGGCATCTTTGTCATTCCAGTTTGGGAAGCTCTGCAGCGGCCTGGCAG GCTCTCTGTCAGACGAGCAGAAGGGTCGGTTGCTGCAGAAGTTTAAGGTGCTGTGTGTCGCTGGACTGCAGACTGAGGGGAACCAGACTGATGGCACTGAGTCAACGCTGATCCGCTGCAACTGCTGCTACAACCTGCCG gcaATGGTGGTGTTCTCTGAGTCGACACACTTCCTGTCAGAGCTTTACCCGTCCTTCTCTAGTCTCTGTTGTGACCCAGAAGTCAGCGTTCGGCGAAGTGCTGCAGCCAGTTTCCACCAG GTGGTGAAGCTGCTTGGATCAAACGTCCATCTGGTCCACAAAGAGTTCCTCGCTCTGCTGCAGGACGATGCTCTGGAG gtgTTGGACGCTCTCATGAACCACCTGGAGGACACTTTGGAGGCGGTTCTTTCAAGAGGAGAGAACCTGACACTGGACAACAAG TTCCCGGAGCTGCTGTCAGCCCTCCTGTTGGCGGAGCAGAAGGTCGGATGTTCTCTGCGTTGGCGGCTGCATGAGAAGCTGCTTCAACGTTACAGCTGTCTAGCCAGACTGTTGCCTGGAGAACTGCTGCACCAGAGCTTCTCCCCTCgcatcttcatcatcctcaccACCAAC AAGGTGTTGCCAGTTCAGAAGGAAGCAGCTCGAACATTCTGCACATTCCTCCGTtacaacaggaaacaggagcAGCGACAGGAGATGATGGAACGACTGATCCAAG ACCTGGCTCAGGGGCGGAGCTACTGGAACCGTCTGAGGTTCCTCGACGTTTGTGAAACAGCCACTGAGGTTTTCTCCAGGAAATACTTCAACAAACACTTCCTGATCCCGGCACTTGAGCTGGTCCACGACCCCGTCGCCAATGTCAG GTACAAGCTGTGTCAGTTGTTGCCCAAGTTGCGTTCATCACTGCGTCTGCCAGCTGacaagcagctgctgcagcagctcgaCTTCTGCGTGCAGAAACTCCTCTGCAGAGAGAAGGACAAGGACGTGGTGGCCACCATCCGCAAG ACAGTGTTGGAACTAGACAAACTGGACCTCACAGAGCCT ttTCACAAGAGGCAGGAGAGGGATTTGCTGGaccagaagaaggagaaggaggagactCTGCTGTTGGAGATG GAACAGCTGGAGCGCCAGCAAAGTGAAGGGAAACTGAACTCTGAAAAACATACAGAGAGAAAAC GAAGAGACAGTAAGACCAGTTTATCTGCTACCAAATCCATGTCTGTGTCCTCGTCTGGAGCCACTTTGTCCTCCTCCG GTAAAGAGATGAGGAAGGCTAAACTGTCGCGGAGTCGGTCCCTCAGCAGTCAGCCAACAACATCCAAATCCACCAACTCAGACAGACCTCT GAAAGTGAAAGAGCTGAGCAGTACGTCTGGACCTGGGAAGTCCTCCATGATATCAAGTAAAG ACGACTCCTTGAGGACCGCCCATTTCACTATGGCAACCCAGTCCACCCCGTCCATGCCAGTTCTTATCCGCAGCAACACCACAAGCCTCCTTGACCGGGCCAGCACATTGGACCATCGAAGCAGTACAATGGAGCACAAGACCAGCACCCTAGACCAGAGAGATCATAGAACCATTACACTGGACCACAGAACCAGTAACATGGACCACAGGAACAATATGATGGAGCAGAGAACCGGTACAATGGACCATAGAACCAGTACCTTGGACCATAGGACCAGTACCCTGGACCAGAGAGACCATAGGACCAGTACCCTGGACCATAGAGACCATAGGACCAGTACCCTGGACCAGAGGGACCTTAGGACCAATACCTTGGACCATAGAGACCATAGGACCAATACCCTGGACCAGAGAGACCATAGGACCAGTACCCTGGACCAGCGCAGTAAAACAATGGACCGGGGCTGTGCGGTGAAGGACAACCAGTCGAGAAAGCTGTCGAT aaacaggaagtcaaactCTTTTAGTGTCCAATCAGGGCGAGActga
- the ppp4r4 gene encoding serine/threonine-protein phosphatase 4 regulatory subunit 4 isoform X3 — translation MFSSRMNPSSLLFGPLEELQELAFIERPIRRSLKTAEEIDQLTVDEDLNDIERAVYLLSVGQEVQRASVISNLPSLVRQNPAETFRRVVPKVRVCQQVMCPVCLTKEVLNGAGAEIQLAAAGSFLTILQDDIILIHTHTYSILKTVLLHLNHRDTVVSNAWLETLLSAINALPKETIKQEVLNPLLYQSQLSHSLQARLASCRILGKVACKFDSQIVKKELLPLVRSLCQDVEFEVRSCMCRQLESIARATGVDDTRTELLPELVELTDDEESSVRLAAFDTIINLMEMMDGDDRLHVVVPLVMSVCEVSSQADEAVLASLSFQFGKLCSGLAGSLSDEQKGRLLQKFKVLCVAGLQTEGNQTDGTESTLIRCNCCYNLPAMVVFSESTHFLSELYPSFSSLCCDPEVSVRRSAAASFHQVVKLLGSNVHLVHKEFLALLQDDALEVLDALMNHLEDTLEAVLSRGENLTLDNKFPELLSALLLAEQKVGCSLRWRLHEKLLQRYSCLARLLPGELLHQSFSPRIFIILTTNKVLPVQKEAARTFCTFLRYNRKQEQRQEMMERLIQDLAQGRSYWNRLRFLDVCETATEVFSRKYFNKHFLIPALELVHDPVANVRYKLCQLLPKLRSSLRLPADKQLLQQLDFCVQKLLCREKDKDVVATIRKTVLELDKLDLTEPFHKRQERDLLDQKKEKEETLLLEMLERQQSEGKLNSEKHTERKRRDSKTSLSATKSMSVSSSGATLSSSGKEMRKAKLSRSRSLSSQPTTSKSTNSDRPLKVKELSSTSGPGKSSMISSKDDSLRTAHFTMATQSTPSMPVLIRSNTTSLLDRASTLDHRSSTMEHKTSTLDQRDHRTITLDHRTSNMDHRNNMMEQRTGTMDHRTSTLDHRTSTLDQRDHRTSTLDHRDHRTSTLDQRDLRTNTLDHRDHRTNTLDQRDHRTSTLDQRSKTMDRGCAVKDNQSRKLSINRKSNSFSVQSGRD, via the exons ATGTTCTCCAGCAGGATGAACCCGTCCAGCCTGCTGTTCGGAccgctggaggagctgcaggagctcgCCTTCATCGAGAGGCCGATCCGCAGGAGTCTCAAG acaGCCGAGGAGATCGATCAGCTGACTGTGGATGAAGACCTGAACGACATTGAGAGAGCTGTCTACCTGCTCAG CGTGGGTCAGGAGGTGCAGAGAGCGAGTGTCATCAGTAACCTGCCGAGCCTCGTCCGCCAAAATCCAGCGGAGACGTTTCGGCGTGTAGTACCAAAGGTTCGG GTGTGTCAACAGGTAatgtgtcctgtctgtctgacaaagGAGGTTCTGAACGGAGCCGGAGCAGAAATCCAGCTGGCAGCAGCAGGGTCATTTTTAACCATCCTACAGGATGACATCATCCTGATCCACACCCACACCTACTCCATCCTGAAGACGGTCTTGCTACACCTGAACCACCGTGACACAG TGGTGAGCAACGCCTGGTTGGAGACTCTGCTGTCGGCCATCAACGCTCTACCGAAGGAGACCATCAAACAGGAG GTGCTGAACCCTCTCCTATATCAGTCTCAGCTGTCTCATTCTCTTCAGGCTCGTCTGGCAAGCTGTCGCATCTTAGGGAAAGTGGCCTGCAAATTCGATTCTCAAAT AGTGAAGAAGGAGCTGCTGCCGTTGGTGCGTTCCTTGTGTCAGGACGTGGAGTTTGAGGTCCGGTCCTGTATGTGCCGTCAGCTGGAGAGCATTGCCAGAGCGACGGG GGTGGatgacaccaggactgaactgcTTCCTGAACTGGTGGAGCTCACCGATGACGAGGAAAGCAGCGTCCGCCTCGCTGCCTTTGACACCATCATCAACCTGATGGAGATGATGGACGGTG ATGACAGACTCCATGTCGTGGTTCCTCTGGTGATGTCAGTGTGCGAGGTGTCGTCACAGGCGGACGAAGCTGTCTTGGCATCTTTGTCATTCCAGTTTGGGAAGCTCTGCAGCGGCCTGGCAG GCTCTCTGTCAGACGAGCAGAAGGGTCGGTTGCTGCAGAAGTTTAAGGTGCTGTGTGTCGCTGGACTGCAGACTGAGGGGAACCAGACTGATGGCACTGAGTCAACGCTGATCCGCTGCAACTGCTGCTACAACCTGCCG gcaATGGTGGTGTTCTCTGAGTCGACACACTTCCTGTCAGAGCTTTACCCGTCCTTCTCTAGTCTCTGTTGTGACCCAGAAGTCAGCGTTCGGCGAAGTGCTGCAGCCAGTTTCCACCAG GTGGTGAAGCTGCTTGGATCAAACGTCCATCTGGTCCACAAAGAGTTCCTCGCTCTGCTGCAGGACGATGCTCTGGAG gtgTTGGACGCTCTCATGAACCACCTGGAGGACACTTTGGAGGCGGTTCTTTCAAGAGGAGAGAACCTGACACTGGACAACAAG TTCCCGGAGCTGCTGTCAGCCCTCCTGTTGGCGGAGCAGAAGGTCGGATGTTCTCTGCGTTGGCGGCTGCATGAGAAGCTGCTTCAACGTTACAGCTGTCTAGCCAGACTGTTGCCTGGAGAACTGCTGCACCAGAGCTTCTCCCCTCgcatcttcatcatcctcaccACCAAC AAGGTGTTGCCAGTTCAGAAGGAAGCAGCTCGAACATTCTGCACATTCCTCCGTtacaacaggaaacaggagcAGCGACAGGAGATGATGGAACGACTGATCCAAG ACCTGGCTCAGGGGCGGAGCTACTGGAACCGTCTGAGGTTCCTCGACGTTTGTGAAACAGCCACTGAGGTTTTCTCCAGGAAATACTTCAACAAACACTTCCTGATCCCGGCACTTGAGCTGGTCCACGACCCCGTCGCCAATGTCAG GTACAAGCTGTGTCAGTTGTTGCCCAAGTTGCGTTCATCACTGCGTCTGCCAGCTGacaagcagctgctgcagcagctcgaCTTCTGCGTGCAGAAACTCCTCTGCAGAGAGAAGGACAAGGACGTGGTGGCCACCATCCGCAAG ACAGTGTTGGAACTAGACAAACTGGACCTCACAGAGCCT ttTCACAAGAGGCAGGAGAGGGATTTGCTGGaccagaagaaggagaaggaggagactCTGCTGTTGGAGATG CTGGAGCGCCAGCAAAGTGAAGGGAAACTGAACTCTGAAAAACATACAGAGAGAAAAC GAAGAGACAGTAAGACCAGTTTATCTGCTACCAAATCCATGTCTGTGTCCTCGTCTGGAGCCACTTTGTCCTCCTCCG GTAAAGAGATGAGGAAGGCTAAACTGTCGCGGAGTCGGTCCCTCAGCAGTCAGCCAACAACATCCAAATCCACCAACTCAGACAGACCTCT GAAAGTGAAAGAGCTGAGCAGTACGTCTGGACCTGGGAAGTCCTCCATGATATCAAGTAAAG ACGACTCCTTGAGGACCGCCCATTTCACTATGGCAACCCAGTCCACCCCGTCCATGCCAGTTCTTATCCGCAGCAACACCACAAGCCTCCTTGACCGGGCCAGCACATTGGACCATCGAAGCAGTACAATGGAGCACAAGACCAGCACCCTAGACCAGAGAGATCATAGAACCATTACACTGGACCACAGAACCAGTAACATGGACCACAGGAACAATATGATGGAGCAGAGAACCGGTACAATGGACCATAGAACCAGTACCTTGGACCATAGGACCAGTACCCTGGACCAGAGAGACCATAGGACCAGTACCCTGGACCATAGAGACCATAGGACCAGTACCCTGGACCAGAGGGACCTTAGGACCAATACCTTGGACCATAGAGACCATAGGACCAATACCCTGGACCAGAGAGACCATAGGACCAGTACCCTGGACCAGCGCAGTAAAACAATGGACCGGGGCTGTGCGGTGAAGGACAACCAGTCGAGAAAGCTGTCGAT aaacaggaagtcaaactCTTTTAGTGTCCAATCAGGGCGAGActga
- the ppp4r4 gene encoding serine/threonine-protein phosphatase 4 regulatory subunit 4 isoform X6, with the protein MFSSRMNPSSLLFGPLEELQELAFIERPIRRSLKTAEEIDQLTVDEDLNDIERAVYLLSVGQEVQRASVISNLPSLVRQNPAETFRRVVPKVRVCQQVMCPVCLTKEVLNGAGAEIQLAAAGSFLTILQDDIILIHTHTYSILKTVLLHLNHRDTVVSNAWLETLLSAINALPKETIKQEVLNPLLYQSQLSHSLQARLASCRILGKVACKFDSQIVKKELLPLVRSLCQDVEFEVRSCMCRQLESIARATGVDDTRTELLPELVELTDDEESSVRLAAFDTIINLMEMMDGDDRLHVVVPLVMSVCEVSSQADEAVLASLSFQFGKLCSGLAGSLSDEQKGRLLQKFKVLCVAGLQTEGNQTDGTESTLIRCNCCYNLPAMVVFSESTHFLSELYPSFSSLCCDPEVSVRRSAAASFHQVVKLLGSNVHLVHKEFLALLQDDALEVLDALMNHLEDTLEAVLSRGENLTLDNKFPELLSALLLAEQKVGCSLRWRLHEKLLQRYSCLARLLPGELLHQSFSPRIFIILTTNKVLPVQKEAARTFCTFLRYNRKQEQRQEMMERLIQDLAQGRSYWNRLRFLDVCETATEVFSRKYFNKHFLIPALELVHDPVANVRYKLCQLLPKLRSSLRLPADKQLLQQLDFCVQKLLCREKDKDVVATIRKFHKRQERDLLDQKKEKEETLLLEMLERQQSEGKLNSEKHTERKRRDSKTSLSATKSMSVSSSGATLSSSGKEMRKAKLSRSRSLSSQPTTSKSTNSDRPLKVKELSSTSGPGKSSMISSKDDSLRTAHFTMATQSTPSMPVLIRSNTTSLLDRASTLDHRSSTMEHKTSTLDQRDHRTITLDHRTSNMDHRNNMMEQRTGTMDHRTSTLDHRTSTLDQRDHRTSTLDHRDHRTSTLDQRDLRTNTLDHRDHRTNTLDQRDHRTSTLDQRSKTMDRGCAVKDNQSRKLSINRKSNSFSVQSGRD; encoded by the exons ATGTTCTCCAGCAGGATGAACCCGTCCAGCCTGCTGTTCGGAccgctggaggagctgcaggagctcgCCTTCATCGAGAGGCCGATCCGCAGGAGTCTCAAG acaGCCGAGGAGATCGATCAGCTGACTGTGGATGAAGACCTGAACGACATTGAGAGAGCTGTCTACCTGCTCAG CGTGGGTCAGGAGGTGCAGAGAGCGAGTGTCATCAGTAACCTGCCGAGCCTCGTCCGCCAAAATCCAGCGGAGACGTTTCGGCGTGTAGTACCAAAGGTTCGG GTGTGTCAACAGGTAatgtgtcctgtctgtctgacaaagGAGGTTCTGAACGGAGCCGGAGCAGAAATCCAGCTGGCAGCAGCAGGGTCATTTTTAACCATCCTACAGGATGACATCATCCTGATCCACACCCACACCTACTCCATCCTGAAGACGGTCTTGCTACACCTGAACCACCGTGACACAG TGGTGAGCAACGCCTGGTTGGAGACTCTGCTGTCGGCCATCAACGCTCTACCGAAGGAGACCATCAAACAGGAG GTGCTGAACCCTCTCCTATATCAGTCTCAGCTGTCTCATTCTCTTCAGGCTCGTCTGGCAAGCTGTCGCATCTTAGGGAAAGTGGCCTGCAAATTCGATTCTCAAAT AGTGAAGAAGGAGCTGCTGCCGTTGGTGCGTTCCTTGTGTCAGGACGTGGAGTTTGAGGTCCGGTCCTGTATGTGCCGTCAGCTGGAGAGCATTGCCAGAGCGACGGG GGTGGatgacaccaggactgaactgcTTCCTGAACTGGTGGAGCTCACCGATGACGAGGAAAGCAGCGTCCGCCTCGCTGCCTTTGACACCATCATCAACCTGATGGAGATGATGGACGGTG ATGACAGACTCCATGTCGTGGTTCCTCTGGTGATGTCAGTGTGCGAGGTGTCGTCACAGGCGGACGAAGCTGTCTTGGCATCTTTGTCATTCCAGTTTGGGAAGCTCTGCAGCGGCCTGGCAG GCTCTCTGTCAGACGAGCAGAAGGGTCGGTTGCTGCAGAAGTTTAAGGTGCTGTGTGTCGCTGGACTGCAGACTGAGGGGAACCAGACTGATGGCACTGAGTCAACGCTGATCCGCTGCAACTGCTGCTACAACCTGCCG gcaATGGTGGTGTTCTCTGAGTCGACACACTTCCTGTCAGAGCTTTACCCGTCCTTCTCTAGTCTCTGTTGTGACCCAGAAGTCAGCGTTCGGCGAAGTGCTGCAGCCAGTTTCCACCAG GTGGTGAAGCTGCTTGGATCAAACGTCCATCTGGTCCACAAAGAGTTCCTCGCTCTGCTGCAGGACGATGCTCTGGAG gtgTTGGACGCTCTCATGAACCACCTGGAGGACACTTTGGAGGCGGTTCTTTCAAGAGGAGAGAACCTGACACTGGACAACAAG TTCCCGGAGCTGCTGTCAGCCCTCCTGTTGGCGGAGCAGAAGGTCGGATGTTCTCTGCGTTGGCGGCTGCATGAGAAGCTGCTTCAACGTTACAGCTGTCTAGCCAGACTGTTGCCTGGAGAACTGCTGCACCAGAGCTTCTCCCCTCgcatcttcatcatcctcaccACCAAC AAGGTGTTGCCAGTTCAGAAGGAAGCAGCTCGAACATTCTGCACATTCCTCCGTtacaacaggaaacaggagcAGCGACAGGAGATGATGGAACGACTGATCCAAG ACCTGGCTCAGGGGCGGAGCTACTGGAACCGTCTGAGGTTCCTCGACGTTTGTGAAACAGCCACTGAGGTTTTCTCCAGGAAATACTTCAACAAACACTTCCTGATCCCGGCACTTGAGCTGGTCCACGACCCCGTCGCCAATGTCAG GTACAAGCTGTGTCAGTTGTTGCCCAAGTTGCGTTCATCACTGCGTCTGCCAGCTGacaagcagctgctgcagcagctcgaCTTCTGCGTGCAGAAACTCCTCTGCAGAGAGAAGGACAAGGACGTGGTGGCCACCATCCGCAAG ttTCACAAGAGGCAGGAGAGGGATTTGCTGGaccagaagaaggagaaggaggagactCTGCTGTTGGAGATG CTGGAGCGCCAGCAAAGTGAAGGGAAACTGAACTCTGAAAAACATACAGAGAGAAAAC GAAGAGACAGTAAGACCAGTTTATCTGCTACCAAATCCATGTCTGTGTCCTCGTCTGGAGCCACTTTGTCCTCCTCCG GTAAAGAGATGAGGAAGGCTAAACTGTCGCGGAGTCGGTCCCTCAGCAGTCAGCCAACAACATCCAAATCCACCAACTCAGACAGACCTCT GAAAGTGAAAGAGCTGAGCAGTACGTCTGGACCTGGGAAGTCCTCCATGATATCAAGTAAAG ACGACTCCTTGAGGACCGCCCATTTCACTATGGCAACCCAGTCCACCCCGTCCATGCCAGTTCTTATCCGCAGCAACACCACAAGCCTCCTTGACCGGGCCAGCACATTGGACCATCGAAGCAGTACAATGGAGCACAAGACCAGCACCCTAGACCAGAGAGATCATAGAACCATTACACTGGACCACAGAACCAGTAACATGGACCACAGGAACAATATGATGGAGCAGAGAACCGGTACAATGGACCATAGAACCAGTACCTTGGACCATAGGACCAGTACCCTGGACCAGAGAGACCATAGGACCAGTACCCTGGACCATAGAGACCATAGGACCAGTACCCTGGACCAGAGGGACCTTAGGACCAATACCTTGGACCATAGAGACCATAGGACCAATACCCTGGACCAGAGAGACCATAGGACCAGTACCCTGGACCAGCGCAGTAAAACAATGGACCGGGGCTGTGCGGTGAAGGACAACCAGTCGAGAAAGCTGTCGAT aaacaggaagtcaaactCTTTTAGTGTCCAATCAGGGCGAGActga